DNA from Terriglobales bacterium:
GACCGTCTACGTGCGCGAGGCGCACCCGGAAGACGAGTGGCAGATGAAGTCGAACCTGAAAGAGAACGACAACGTGTGCTACGCGCAGCCGAAGTCGCTGAAGGACCGGCTGGTGATCGCCAACGACTTCTCGAAGCGCTTCAACTTCACTCCGCCGCTGGTGGTGGACACCATGGCCAACACTGCGAACAACCTGTACGCGGCGTGGCCGGAGCGGCTGTACGTGATCGACGCGGACAAGCGGCTGATGTATGTGGGCGGCAACGGCCCGTTCAAGTTCTATCCCAACGAGGTGCGGGAGCTGCTGGCGAAGCGGTACGGCGCGAAGGGCGCGCCGGCGGCGCCGGCGGCGAAGTAGGTCGCGGGAACGCAAGGTCCCTCGACTTGCGCCTGGTCGTCCGCCCGCGGCGGACTCCCGCGCGCGGCGCTCGGGATGACAATATGGAAGCGCGGAGCGGCACGGCTGAAGCCGTGCCCTTTCTTTTTCACCCCTCTGCTACTTCTTGGGTTGGTCGGCGACGGCGGTCTGCGGCGTCTCGCTGGGCGCGAGATGCAGGTGGAACGGCACGGTCTCGAGCGAGACTTCGGGATGCGAGCGCAGCCAGGTCTCGGCCTGCGACTGCGCGGAGGGGTCGTCGCGGCGGTCGTTGAAGTAGGCGTTCTGCACGGCCGCTTCCTTCTTCATCCCCAGGCGGCGGTAGATGCGCGCCAGGTTGTAGTGCGCGCTGAGGTCGTCAGGGTCGATGGTCTGCAGCGCTTCGTATTGCTCGCGTGCGAGCTGGAACTTGTTCTGCTGGTAGTAGACGAAGCCGAGGTCGGCGCGCGCCTGCCGGAGCCGGGGATAGGCTGCGATGACGGCGCGCAGTTTTTCGGCGGCGGCGTCGAGGCGGCCCTGCGCCTGGTCGATCATCGCGTAGTAGTACCTGGCGCGGGCGTTCTCCGGTTCGAGCGCGAGGGCGCGCTGCAGCGCCATCTGCCCGCCGACGTAGTTCTGGTAGGAGATGTTGGCGATGGCGAGGTTGATCCAACCGTCGGCGTAATCGGGCTTGAGCACGGTGACGCGGCCGAAGGCGTCGGCGGCGTCGAGATACTGCTGCTGGTCGAGCAGCGCGATGCCGTAATTGTTCCAGCGCAGCATGGGGTCGGCGGCGGCGGGCGCGGCGGCGTTCTCGCCCAGGTTCCAGGTCACGCTCTTGGACGCGACGTCGATGACCGGGTAGTCGACGCTCTTGCCGAGGATGAAGTTGTTGTAGCCGCGGCGGAAGCGGCGATAGCGGATGGTCGCCGTGACGGTGATCGGCCCCTGCGCGCTCTCCGGGAGACGGAAGCGGTAGCGGACGAGCTGGCTGCGGCCGGGCAGGATGGTGTTGTCGTAGGCGCGGGCGCGCGTCTCCCAGACCTGGTGGCGGTCGAGCAGCTTGCCGTCGCGCGAGATCAGGCGGTTGGTGAAACTGTGGGCGCGCTCGTCGAGGAAGCCGTCCGGCTTGAGGGAGCCGCTCTCGTAGATGGTCTTGCCGGCGGCGTCGGTCGCCTTGAACTGCACCCATGATTCGTAAAAGTCGCGCTGCTCGGGCACGTAGCTGTGGCCGATCTTCTTGTTCTGGATGACGAGGGCGACGGTGAGGTCGTCGCCGGCGGCGAGCCGGAAGCTCTCCGTGCCGAGCGGGGCGATGGTCTGGACCGGCGTGCCGTTCTTCTGGATGGCGAAGACATCGATGCCGAACAGGTCGTCCTGCAGGAACTTGGTGAGGGCGCGGAGCTGGTCAGGGAACTCGAAGAGCGTGGGGATGGCAGTGTTGGCGCCGAGAAAGCGGTGCGAGGCCGCCTGCTTCTTGCCAGCGATGCCGGCGGCGGCGTAGTCGCCCACGTCGCCGGGCTTCATGTGGCAGGTCTGGCAGGTCGAGACCTCGGTCTTCTTATAGAAGGGCAGCGGGCTCTGGCGCGACCAGGAGGATTGCTGCCACTCGTCGTAGACGCTGAAGGCGCGCTGCCACTTGTAATCGTTGAGGATCTTCGGGACGGCGGCCTTGTGGCAGGCGGCGCAGAACTCCGAGGTGCGATAGAAATCCTTCATCACGGCGCGCTTGTGGAGGTCGGGGCGCGCGAGGATGTCGTCGTAATCCACCTTCTCGCGCGGCGAGCCGTCTTCGTTGAGCATCACCGCGGGGACGCCCATCACGTAGCTGCCGGTGCCGCTGGTGTTCTGCAGGCGCTCGATGGAATGGCAGACCATGCAGGTGATGCCGTCGGTATCGAAGCCGCGGTCCACCTTCGCCGCCTTGGTAAGCGCGCCGGAAAAGAGCGCGATGGGGTTGTGGCAGCCCTCGCAGTGGCGCGTGTACTCGATGCCCTTGGTGTCGATCAACATCTGGACGTTCTTCAGGTACCAGGGCGGGCGGAAAGAATTGCCGTGCGCGGACTCGCGCCACTGCTGGTGCACTTCCTGGTGGCACTTGGCGCACCACTGCGCGGTCGGGAACTTCTTGGCCGGGATGAACGTGCCGGTGGCGCTGAGCGCCTGGCTGGGAAGGAACGGGTTGTCGCCGAAACGGTACTCGTAGCGGTGCGGGAGCGTGACCTTCTCCGGCTTGGAAGGCGGAGGCGGCGCGGGTTGCTGGTCGCCGGCGAGCACGGGCAGCGCGGCGCCGAGGAGCGCGGCGGCGGCCACGAGCGCGAACAGCGTCGTGAGGCGCTTCCAACCCCGGATTCGGGAGAGCGGCGGCATGCGTTCCCGTGCGGCGTCCTATTGGACGAGCGAAACCTTCTTCACGGTAAGCCGATCGCCTTCCAGCTTGCCGGAAACCTTCACCAGGAGCTCTTTCTCCTGCTGGGTGGAGGCGATGAGCGCTTTCACCTTCTCGTTGCCGGCGGGGTCGAAGCGGACGACCTTGTTGTCGGCGGTGAGCAGGGCGTAGCCGCTCTTCTCGCATTCCGGCATCTGCAGGCACTTTTTCGTGTGCTTGATGCGGAGGGTGTCGAGATCGTCGGCGCGCTCGGTGGCGCAGGCGATGTCCATCAGCGTTCCCTTGAGGGTGACCTTGCGGGGCTTGGGCGTGTCGGCGCTGAACGTCGGCAGTGCGGCGAGAGCCAGCGCGAAGAGCAGGACGAAAGAGCGAGCCGTGGGCCGAGACTTCAAAGCGGTTCCTCCCGAGAGGTGGTGAAGTGCTGGCGATTATATCGCGGAGTGGGCCGGCGTGGGTTGGCCGGGCGCGCGCATTCGTGTTAGCTTGGCACCTTCTCCGTTATTCATCGCCGCCATGGCTTCACGACCGGCCGCACTCTTGCTCGCACTCCTGCTCGCCGCGCCTTCCTGGGCGCAAGCCCAGCAGGGTTCGGAAGCGCTGGCGCGCGGGCAGGCGGCGCTGCGCGCCGACGATTATGCGACCGCGGCGCGCGAGTTCGAGGCCGCGCGCGCGGCGCTCGGCGATACCCAAGCGATCATGCGCGGACTGTTGCTCAGCTATGTCCAGACCAGGCGGCTGGGCGAAGCCATCGCGACTGGAAACGCCGCCGTCGCCAGGTTCCCGCAAGATGCCGACCTGCAGCACTGGCTGGGACTCGCGTACTTCCAGAGCCGCGACGCCGCGCAGGCCGAAGCGCACTTGCAGGAAGCCGCGCGGCTGCGGCCCGCGAACTCCGACGTCCGCTACGACCTGGGGCTGGTCTACTCCAGCCAGAACCGGTATCCGGAGGCGGTGAGGGAGCTGCAGGCCGCGGTGAAGCTGGCGCCGCGCCAGCCCATGGCGCGCATCCTGCTCGGCCGCGCCTACCAGAATGCCAACCAGAGCGTGCGCGCCATCGCGGAGTTCAAAACGGCGCTACGGCTCGATCCCAAGGTCCCGCTCGGGCACTACCACCTGGGATTCGCGTATGCCAGCCTGGGGCAGAACCAGCAGGCCATCGCGGAATATAAGAAGGAGCTGGCGAAGTCACCGGAGCACCCGGAGGTGCTCTACCAGCTGGGGCACACGCTGCTGGAAACGGGCGCGGCGCGCAGCGCGCTTCCGCCGCTGGCGAAAGCGGCGCAGGTGGACCCGCGGAATGCGGACGCATTCTACGACCTCGGCAAGGCGCGGGTGGCGACCAAAGACTATGCCGGCGCGGTGACCGCGCTGCAGCAGGCGAGCGCGCTCGATCCTGCCGACCCGAGCCCGCACTTCCTGATGGCGCGCGCTTTCGAGCGGCTGGGGAGGCCGGAAGAGGCGAAGC
Protein-coding regions in this window:
- a CDS encoding tetratricopeptide repeat protein; the protein is MPPLSRIRGWKRLTTLFALVAAAALLGAALPVLAGDQQPAPPPPSKPEKVTLPHRYEYRFGDNPFLPSQALSATGTFIPAKKFPTAQWCAKCHQEVHQQWRESAHGNSFRPPWYLKNVQMLIDTKGIEYTRHCEGCHNPIALFSGALTKAAKVDRGFDTDGITCMVCHSIERLQNTSGTGSYVMGVPAVMLNEDGSPREKVDYDDILARPDLHKRAVMKDFYRTSEFCAACHKAAVPKILNDYKWQRAFSVYDEWQQSSWSRQSPLPFYKKTEVSTCQTCHMKPGDVGDYAAAGIAGKKQAASHRFLGANTAIPTLFEFPDQLRALTKFLQDDLFGIDVFAIQKNGTPVQTIAPLGTESFRLAAGDDLTVALVIQNKKIGHSYVPEQRDFYESWVQFKATDAAGKTIYESGSLKPDGFLDERAHSFTNRLISRDGKLLDRHQVWETRARAYDNTILPGRSQLVRYRFRLPESAQGPITVTATIRYRRFRRGYNNFILGKSVDYPVIDVASKSVTWNLGENAAAPAAADPMLRWNNYGIALLDQQQYLDAADAFGRVTVLKPDYADGWINLAIANISYQNYVGGQMALQRALALEPENARARYYYAMIDQAQGRLDAAAEKLRAVIAAYPRLRQARADLGFVYYQQNKFQLAREQYEALQTIDPDDLSAHYNLARIYRRLGMKKEAAVQNAYFNDRRDDPSAQSQAETWLRSHPEVSLETVPFHLHLAPSETPQTAVADQPKK
- a CDS encoding tetratricopeptide repeat protein; the encoded protein is MASRPAALLLALLLAAPSWAQAQQGSEALARGQAALRADDYATAAREFEAARAALGDTQAIMRGLLLSYVQTRRLGEAIATGNAAVARFPQDADLQHWLGLAYFQSRDAAQAEAHLQEAARLRPANSDVRYDLGLVYSSQNRYPEAVRELQAAVKLAPRQPMARILLGRAYQNANQSVRAIAEFKTALRLDPKVPLGHYHLGFAYASLGQNQQAIAEYKKELAKSPEHPEVLYQLGHTLLETGAARSALPPLAKAAQVDPRNADAFYDLGKARVATKDYAGAVTALQQASALDPADPSPHFLMARAFERLGRPEEAKQERARFQELKQQVSEEGGMATGRVRR